One segment of Comamonas thiooxydans DNA contains the following:
- a CDS encoding site-2 protease family protein — protein sequence MSTAWPALREELDLLPGPVLPDGQPSWTLHDPVRNLFFQLDWASFEVFKRWHLGVADAIVQDVCAQTTLTLHEEDVNALLQFAQRNDLLEPPPNSADAMAERWQGRRSSWMQWLLHNYLFFRVPLIRPDRWLTRWAPSLEFLFSRTFGWVSLLALFAGVWGVSRSWETFTATLVDSLTWQGLLAYGLTLGFVKVLHELGHGLMAKRFGCRVPTMGVAFLVLWPVAYTDTNEVWKLTRRDQRLKVAGAGIATELMIAAWALLAWVWLPEGAPKSMAFLLATTTWVSTLVINASPFMRFDGYFLLSDFLQMPNLHSRAFALARWDLREKLFKLGEPPPESFSDAKRHGLILFAWATWIYRLVLFLGIAALVYHFFIKALGILLFLVEIVWFIAKPLWSEIAAWYLRWPQIVRSRRARWSAIGAFAVIALCWLPLPAPIRTEGMLQSSEIWPLHALDASQLQQQMFGDVRMVEVDAPVFMLDSPALKAAQAQNDAQRTQYSQQIAAAGFDSELRRDWQVLQERQLQAAIQQQAVETEASRYRLNALGAGVLRDVDPDLRPGDWLARNELLGRVVGGDRLEVLAYVQEEDIQRISIGDSAIFIADAGVGPVLDLTVRSVDQDASRTLSEAALSAVAGGMIQVRSMQGTLYPERPVYRVVLDVVTPLEADAVLQHRWRGKVSIRGQWDAAAAQFVKTATSVFWREAGF from the coding sequence ATGAGTACCGCATGGCCTGCTTTGCGTGAAGAGCTGGATTTGCTTCCCGGTCCTGTGTTGCCCGATGGTCAGCCCAGCTGGACCCTGCATGATCCCGTGCGCAACCTTTTCTTTCAGCTGGACTGGGCCAGCTTTGAGGTGTTCAAGCGTTGGCATCTGGGCGTCGCTGACGCGATTGTGCAAGATGTCTGTGCTCAAACGACATTGACGCTCCATGAGGAAGACGTGAATGCGCTCTTGCAGTTTGCGCAGAGAAATGATCTGTTGGAGCCTCCTCCCAATAGCGCCGATGCGATGGCTGAACGGTGGCAGGGCAGACGCTCAAGCTGGATGCAATGGCTTCTTCATAACTACCTCTTCTTTCGGGTCCCGCTGATCAGGCCTGATCGCTGGCTGACACGATGGGCGCCCTCGCTGGAGTTTCTATTCAGCCGAACGTTTGGCTGGGTCAGCTTGCTGGCTCTGTTTGCCGGGGTCTGGGGCGTTTCACGCTCCTGGGAAACGTTCACGGCCACCCTGGTTGATTCGCTGACCTGGCAAGGACTGCTGGCCTATGGTTTGACGCTAGGGTTTGTCAAGGTGCTTCATGAACTGGGGCATGGTTTGATGGCCAAGCGATTTGGATGCCGAGTTCCGACCATGGGTGTCGCCTTTCTGGTGCTTTGGCCGGTGGCATACACCGATACCAACGAGGTCTGGAAATTGACCCGGCGCGATCAGCGCCTCAAGGTCGCGGGTGCTGGCATCGCAACGGAGCTGATGATTGCCGCATGGGCCTTGCTGGCCTGGGTCTGGTTGCCTGAAGGAGCCCCCAAGTCCATGGCTTTTTTGCTGGCCACTACGACATGGGTCAGCACGCTGGTCATCAATGCAAGTCCGTTCATGCGTTTTGATGGATATTTTCTGTTGTCCGACTTTCTACAGATGCCTAATCTGCACTCACGTGCCTTTGCACTGGCACGCTGGGATCTCAGAGAGAAATTATTCAAGCTCGGTGAGCCTCCCCCGGAGTCTTTTTCCGATGCCAAGCGTCACGGACTCATCTTGTTTGCCTGGGCTACCTGGATTTATCGATTGGTTCTTTTTTTGGGTATTGCCGCCTTGGTCTATCACTTCTTCATCAAGGCGCTGGGCATCTTGCTGTTTCTGGTGGAGATTGTGTGGTTCATTGCCAAACCTCTCTGGTCCGAGATTGCAGCATGGTACTTGCGCTGGCCTCAGATCGTCCGTAGTCGAAGAGCACGTTGGAGTGCCATCGGAGCCTTTGCAGTTATTGCACTTTGCTGGCTGCCTCTGCCTGCCCCAATCCGCACCGAGGGTATGTTGCAATCCAGCGAAATCTGGCCTTTGCATGCGCTTGATGCATCGCAGTTGCAGCAGCAAATGTTTGGCGACGTACGCATGGTCGAGGTTGATGCCCCTGTCTTTATGCTGGACTCCCCGGCTCTCAAGGCCGCGCAGGCTCAAAACGATGCGCAGAGGACCCAGTATTCGCAGCAAATAGCGGCAGCAGGTTTCGACTCCGAGCTGCGCAGGGACTGGCAGGTTCTGCAAGAGCGTCAGCTGCAGGCGGCCATCCAGCAGCAGGCGGTGGAAACCGAAGCAAGCCGCTACCGTCTGAATGCCTTGGGTGCTGGAGTTCTGCGCGACGTGGATCCGGATCTTCGACCGGGAGACTGGCTGGCCCGGAATGAATTGCTGGGTAGAGTCGTGGGCGGCGATCGGCTGGAGGTTCTTGCCTATGTGCAGGAAGAAGATATTCAACGTATCAGCATCGGCGACAGCGCAATTTTTATCGCTGACGCTGGTGTGGGTCCGGTACTGGATTTGACGGTGCGCAGCGTTGATCAGGATGCGAGTCGTACCCTCTCGGAGGCTGCGCTGTCTGCGGTAGCTGGAGGCATGATTCAGGTCCGAAGCATGCAAGGCACCCTATACCCGGAGCGGCCAGTCTACAGAGTGGTGCTGGATGTGGTGACACCGCTTGAAGCAGACGCTGTTTTGCAACACCGCTGGCGTGGCAAGGTCAGCATTCGCGGCCAATGGGACGCGGCTGCGGCGCAGTTTGTGAAAACTGCGACGAGTGTTTTTTGGAGGGAGGCAGGTTTTTAG
- a CDS encoding NAD(P)H-dependent oxidoreductase, which yields MSRRILIILGQPSTNSLCAALASTYADAARHAGAEVRLLELGEMQFDPILRHGYEHSQPLEADLQGAQLDIAWAQHLVWVYPIWWGGLPALLKGFLDRIFLPGFAFKYRANSALWDRLLAGRTAELLVTMDSPPWYYRWVQRQPGHRQMKQSILEFSGIRPVHVHSFGPVVKSSAAKRAAWIKRAQTLGTHAGLR from the coding sequence ATGTCCCGTCGCATCCTGATCATCCTCGGCCAGCCCTCCACCAACAGTCTATGTGCCGCCTTGGCGAGCACCTATGCCGATGCCGCGCGCCATGCTGGAGCCGAGGTCCGACTGCTGGAGCTGGGCGAAATGCAATTCGACCCCATCCTGCGCCACGGATACGAGCATAGCCAGCCGCTGGAGGCCGACCTGCAGGGCGCTCAGCTCGACATTGCCTGGGCGCAACACCTGGTGTGGGTCTACCCGATATGGTGGGGCGGGCTACCGGCGCTGCTCAAGGGCTTTCTCGATCGCATCTTCCTGCCAGGTTTCGCCTTCAAATACCGAGCCAACTCTGCATTGTGGGACCGCCTGCTGGCCGGCCGCACTGCCGAACTGCTTGTGACAATGGATTCCCCTCCGTGGTACTACCGCTGGGTACAGCGCCAACCAGGTCATCGGCAAATGAAGCAGAGCATCCTGGAGTTCAGCGGGATCCGGCCCGTGCATGTGCACAGTTTCGGCCCGGTGGTCAAGTCCAGTGCGGCCAAGCGCGCCGCCTGGATAAAGCGCGCGCAGACGCTGGGCACCCATGCGGGCTTACGCTGA
- a CDS encoding MerR family transcriptional regulator — MRIGELAALTGCTPKALRLYEAHGLLGTVARRGSYRHYDLEDVQRVQWIRQALSLGFRLAALQPLRSIDTPAGTAAVQALLQTRRRAIADELARLQAADIALAALSMELSTCDGAKTCRSPEPLFI, encoded by the coding sequence ATGCGTATCGGTGAACTCGCCGCACTCACAGGCTGCACGCCCAAAGCGCTACGCCTGTATGAGGCGCACGGCTTGCTCGGCACCGTGGCACGCCGGGGTAGCTACCGCCACTACGACCTGGAAGATGTGCAGCGCGTGCAGTGGATCCGCCAGGCGCTGTCGCTGGGTTTTCGCCTGGCTGCGCTACAGCCGCTACGCAGCATCGACACCCCCGCCGGTACTGCCGCCGTCCAGGCGCTGCTCCAGACCCGGCGACGCGCCATTGCCGACGAGCTGGCGCGACTGCAAGCTGCCGACATCGCCCTGGCTGCATTGTCAATGGAGCTGAGCACATGCGACGGTGCAAAGACATGCCGTTCACCAGAGCCACTCTTCATTTGA
- the rimO gene encoding 30S ribosomal protein S12 methylthiotransferase RimO, translating to MKSIDSVSPTQTAIPKVGFVSLGCPKALTDSELILTQLSAEGYQTSKTFEGADLVIVNTCGFIDDAVKESLDTIGEALAANGKVIVTGCLGAKAGKEGGSTMVAEVHPSVLAVTGPHATQEVMDAVHAHLPKPHDPFVDLVPGSFGDAGIKLTPKHYAYLKISEGCNHRCTFCIIPSMRGDLVSRPIGDVLKEAKALFEGGVKELLVISQDTSAYGVDVKYRTGFWDGKPVKTRMLELADELGKLAQQHGAWVRLHYVYPYPTVDAVLPLMAEGKILPYLDVPLQHSHPDVLKRMKRPASGEKNLDRIREWRKICPELVIRSTFIAGFPGETEEEFEHLLDFIREAEIDRAGCFAYSPVEGATANELPGMLPEEVREARRARFMEVAEEVSTKRLQRRVGQVMKVLVDKAVSLGKKGGVGRTYADAPEIDGVVHIQPPEKASKTYKVGELISVRIVGTQGHDLVGVPV from the coding sequence ATGAAATCAATCGACTCCGTTAGCCCCACGCAAACCGCAATCCCCAAAGTGGGCTTTGTTTCGCTGGGCTGCCCCAAGGCCTTGACTGATAGCGAGCTGATTCTCACGCAGCTCAGCGCCGAGGGTTACCAGACTTCCAAGACCTTTGAAGGCGCGGATTTGGTCATCGTCAACACCTGCGGCTTCATCGACGATGCCGTCAAGGAAAGCCTGGACACCATTGGCGAAGCTCTGGCCGCCAACGGCAAGGTGATCGTGACAGGCTGCCTGGGTGCCAAGGCTGGCAAAGAGGGGGGCTCCACCATGGTGGCCGAGGTGCATCCCAGCGTGCTGGCAGTCACGGGGCCCCATGCGACGCAGGAAGTGATGGATGCGGTGCACGCTCATCTGCCCAAGCCGCATGACCCGTTCGTGGACCTGGTGCCTGGCAGCTTTGGCGATGCAGGCATCAAGCTCACGCCCAAGCACTATGCCTATCTGAAGATTTCCGAGGGCTGCAACCATCGCTGCACCTTTTGCATTATTCCCAGCATGCGCGGCGATCTGGTTTCGCGTCCGATCGGCGATGTGCTCAAGGAGGCCAAGGCGCTGTTCGAAGGGGGCGTGAAAGAGCTGTTGGTGATCAGCCAGGATACCTCGGCCTATGGTGTGGATGTGAAATACCGCACAGGTTTCTGGGACGGCAAGCCCGTCAAGACCCGCATGCTGGAGCTGGCCGACGAGCTGGGCAAGCTGGCGCAGCAGCACGGTGCCTGGGTGCGTCTGCACTATGTCTACCCCTATCCCACTGTGGATGCGGTCCTGCCCTTGATGGCCGAGGGCAAGATCCTGCCCTACCTGGACGTGCCCTTGCAGCACAGCCACCCCGATGTGCTAAAGCGCATGAAGCGACCCGCATCGGGTGAAAAGAACCTGGACCGTATCCGCGAGTGGCGCAAGATCTGCCCAGAGCTGGTGATTCGTTCCACCTTCATTGCCGGCTTCCCCGGCGAGACCGAGGAGGAGTTCGAGCATCTGCTGGACTTCATTCGCGAAGCGGAGATCGACCGTGCCGGCTGCTTTGCCTACAGCCCCGTCGAAGGCGCCACCGCCAACGAACTTCCCGGCATGCTGCCTGAAGAAGTGCGCGAAGCACGTCGTGCACGCTTTATGGAGGTGGCAGAGGAGGTCTCCACCAAGCGTCTGCAGCGCCGCGTAGGCCAGGTCATGAAGGTGTTGGTGGACAAGGCTGTCAGCCTGGGCAAAAAGGGCGGTGTGGGCCGAACCTATGCCGATGCCCCCGAGATCGACGGCGTGGTTCACATCCAGCCGCCCGAGAAGGCCAGCAAGACCTACAAGGTGGGCGAGCTGATCAGCGTGCGCATCGTGGGCACGCAGGGGCATGATCTGGTGGGCGTTCCGGTTTGA
- the dnaX gene encoding DNA polymerase III subunit gamma/tau, producing the protein MSYLVLARKYRPRTFTEMVGQEHVVQALTNALTQQRLHHAYLFTGTRGVGKTTVSRILAKSLNCQGLDGNGGITATPCGVCAACTEIDSGRFPDYTELDAASNRGVDEVQSLLEQAVYKPVQGRFKVFMIDEVHMLTNTAFNAMLKTLEEPPEYLKFVLATTDPQKVPVTVLSRCLQFNLRPMAPETVLEHLTHVLDKESVPAEPQALRLLSRAARGSMRDALSLTDQAIAFGSGQLQEATVRQMLGSVDRSHVFRLIDALAQGHGRTVVEVSEELRHNGLSAASTLEEMCAVLQRMAVLQAVPDMPLDASDPEAAEVDRLASLMPRDETQLLYSICLHGRVELGLAPDEYAALTMALLRLLAFKPENAEAGMAEKKTPALRPSRPVVQAPAQIQPPPAVTEKPAAEVQALPSVQQPVVQAAPGPASESALAQEPVSVAGMAEPQQLQAVADREDSAAYSVARPVMQAVPESIQPPAPEVTPEPASVRQNMAAANQEAATEVEQTPADDASESAEAADMVDAPEEQDASEAAWAGMPDEGWSDDGRWGDDADLDIGQPLHVMPPMESDEPAAQSASGYVSTAQDAAPVERTAEGDLWFGVVQQLLQSEAVVAVARQLALQSQLLGRDGDLWLLRVESSSLNQAGTRDRLRAALEAAGHARQLQVEQGPVTDSPARRLALERQASQLLAEDIVKSNLQVQTLMRDFGAKIVPGSIKPISIQPE; encoded by the coding sequence ATGTCTTATTTAGTGCTTGCTCGCAAATACCGGCCTCGTACCTTCACTGAAATGGTGGGGCAGGAGCACGTGGTTCAGGCTCTGACCAATGCGTTGACCCAGCAGCGCCTGCACCATGCCTATCTGTTCACGGGCACACGTGGCGTGGGCAAGACCACGGTGTCGCGCATTCTGGCCAAGTCTCTGAATTGCCAGGGCCTGGACGGTAATGGTGGAATCACCGCAACCCCATGCGGGGTCTGCGCGGCATGCACTGAAATCGATAGCGGGCGTTTCCCCGACTACACCGAGCTGGATGCTGCGTCCAACCGTGGTGTGGATGAGGTACAGAGCCTGCTGGAGCAGGCGGTGTACAAGCCGGTGCAGGGGCGCTTCAAGGTCTTCATGATCGACGAGGTGCACATGCTGACAAACACCGCGTTCAACGCCATGCTCAAGACGCTGGAGGAGCCTCCGGAGTATCTGAAGTTCGTGCTGGCCACGACCGATCCGCAGAAGGTGCCTGTCACTGTGCTCTCGCGCTGCCTGCAGTTCAATCTGCGTCCCATGGCGCCGGAGACGGTGCTGGAGCACCTGACCCATGTGCTGGACAAGGAAAGCGTGCCGGCTGAGCCTCAGGCGCTGCGATTGCTGTCGCGCGCCGCGCGTGGCTCCATGCGCGATGCACTGAGCCTGACCGATCAGGCGATTGCCTTTGGCAGCGGGCAGTTGCAGGAGGCGACGGTGCGCCAGATGCTGGGCAGCGTGGACCGCAGCCATGTATTCCGCCTGATCGATGCCCTGGCTCAGGGTCATGGGCGCACGGTGGTTGAAGTCTCCGAAGAGCTGCGTCACAACGGTCTGTCTGCTGCATCGACGCTGGAAGAAATGTGCGCAGTGTTGCAGCGCATGGCTGTGTTGCAGGCCGTGCCCGACATGCCGCTGGATGCTAGCGACCCGGAGGCCGCCGAAGTCGACCGGCTAGCCAGTCTGATGCCGCGCGACGAGACTCAGCTACTCTACAGCATCTGCCTGCACGGGCGCGTCGAGCTGGGACTGGCCCCGGATGAATATGCGGCACTGACCATGGCCCTGCTGCGGCTGCTGGCCTTCAAGCCGGAAAACGCCGAAGCCGGCATGGCTGAAAAAAAAACTCCGGCGCTGAGGCCTAGCCGGCCTGTTGTCCAGGCTCCGGCTCAGATTCAACCGCCTCCGGCGGTGACGGAGAAGCCAGCGGCAGAGGTTCAGGCCTTGCCGTCTGTGCAGCAGCCTGTTGTGCAAGCCGCCCCGGGGCCCGCATCGGAGTCGGCTCTGGCGCAAGAGCCTGTGTCAGTCGCTGGCATGGCCGAGCCGCAACAGCTTCAAGCGGTGGCTGATCGTGAGGATTCAGCTGCGTATTCCGTCGCAAGGCCGGTGATGCAGGCAGTCCCGGAGTCGATCCAGCCGCCAGCTCCTGAAGTGACGCCTGAGCCTGCTTCGGTTCGGCAAAACATGGCTGCTGCGAATCAGGAAGCCGCCACCGAGGTCGAGCAGACACCTGCCGACGATGCGTCCGAGAGCGCCGAGGCCGCCGATATGGTTGACGCTCCCGAAGAGCAGGATGCCAGCGAGGCTGCCTGGGCAGGCATGCCCGATGAGGGCTGGTCTGACGATGGGCGCTGGGGCGATGATGCCGACCTGGATATCGGCCAGCCCTTGCATGTCATGCCGCCCATGGAGTCGGACGAGCCGGCGGCCCAGAGCGCAAGCGGCTATGTCAGCACGGCCCAGGATGCAGCCCCCGTAGAGCGCACAGCCGAGGGTGATCTGTGGTTTGGCGTGGTGCAACAGTTGCTGCAGAGCGAGGCCGTGGTGGCCGTGGCGCGGCAGTTGGCACTGCAGTCGCAGCTTCTGGGTCGTGACGGCGATCTGTGGCTACTGCGCGTGGAGTCCAGCTCGCTGAATCAGGCCGGCACACGTGATCGTCTGCGCGCTGCGCTGGAAGCGGCCGGTCATGCGCGACAATTGCAGGTTGAGCAGGGGCCTGTGACGGACAGTCCTGCCCGTCGACTGGCCCTGGAAAGACAAGCCAGCCAGTTGCTGGCCGAGGACATTGTCAAAAGCAATCTGCAGGTTCAAACCTTGATGCGAGACTTTGGCGCGAAAATCGTGCCCGGTAGCATCAAGCCCATATCTATTCAGCCTGAATAA
- a CDS encoding YbaB/EbfC family nucleoid-associated protein has translation MFNKGQLAGLMKQAQAMQDNLKKAQEELGNIEVEGESGAGLVKVVMTCKHDVKRITIDPSLLAEDKDMLEDLVAAAFNAAVRKAEETSNEKMGKITAGMPGLPGGMKFPF, from the coding sequence ATGTTCAACAAAGGACAACTCGCCGGTTTGATGAAGCAAGCTCAGGCCATGCAGGACAACCTGAAGAAGGCTCAGGAAGAGCTGGGCAATATCGAAGTCGAAGGCGAATCCGGTGCCGGTCTGGTCAAGGTCGTGATGACTTGCAAGCATGACGTCAAGCGCATCACCATCGACCCCAGCCTGCTGGCCGAAGACAAGGACATGCTGGAAGACCTGGTGGCTGCCGCCTTCAACGCGGCCGTGCGCAAGGCGGAAGAGACCTCCAACGAGAAGATGGGCAAGATCACTGCTGGTATGCCCGGCCTGCCCGGCGGGATGAAGTTCCCGTTTTAA
- the recR gene encoding recombination mediator RecR, producing MSDVQSLDALIEALRRLPGVGIKSAQRMAFHLLQRDQAGALQLARALDSAVNSVHHCERCHTFTEGAICSICDDAGRDGARLCVVEAPADLAAMERTGAYQGYYYVLMGRLSPLDGVGPKEIGMKQLLERACDGVVQEVILATSFTAEGEATAHAVSEALKSRGILVTRLARGVPIGSELEYVDLGTIAHALVDRR from the coding sequence GTGTCTGATGTGCAATCTCTGGACGCCTTGATCGAGGCCTTGCGCCGACTGCCGGGCGTGGGCATCAAGTCGGCGCAGCGTATGGCGTTTCATTTGCTGCAGCGTGATCAGGCTGGTGCGCTGCAGCTGGCGCGGGCGTTGGATTCTGCGGTGAACTCTGTTCATCACTGCGAGCGCTGCCATACGTTTACGGAAGGCGCGATCTGCAGCATCTGTGATGACGCCGGGCGCGACGGGGCTCGGCTGTGCGTGGTCGAGGCTCCGGCCGATCTGGCTGCCATGGAGCGCACGGGGGCCTATCAGGGCTATTACTATGTGCTGATGGGGCGACTGTCCCCGCTCGACGGCGTGGGTCCCAAGGAAATCGGCATGAAGCAGTTGCTGGAGCGTGCCTGTGATGGCGTGGTGCAGGAGGTGATTCTGGCCACCAGCTTCACGGCAGAGGGCGAGGCCACAGCCCATGCTGTCAGCGAGGCGCTCAAGTCGCGCGGCATTCTGGTTACGCGGCTGGCGCGTGGTGTGCCGATAGGCAGCGAACTTGAATATGTGGATCTCGGCACGATTGCCCACGCGCTGGTGGACAGGCGCTGA
- a CDS encoding transglycosylase SLT domain-containing protein: MKLLSTLLLTSALILTGCATTSSVDPMYPNGPLKPLGQGKVGSSEVAELEATGDLWVRIRKGFAMPNLEQDLVQNQEQWYATRPDYIQRMTERSSKYLFHIVEELERRNMPTELALLPFIESAFNPQAVSSAKAAGMWQFMPATGTYFDLKQNVFRDDRRDVLASTRAALDYLQKLYNMFGDWHLALAAYNWGEGSVGRAIKRNEKLGQPAGYLDLQMPAETRNYVPKLQAVKNIVAEPEKFNTELPIIENHPYFQAVDLPHDIDVELVAKLADVSVKDFKALNPSFHKPVIFARATPQVLLPWDNAKVFRRNLQAYSEGQFASWTVWTVPTTITVAEAAQRAGLGEADLRAINNIPPRMLIKAGSTLMVPRDANVKTDVPGHVADNGQISFAPEVVTVRTTVKARKRDTLVSVASRYGISVSNLADWNDLKSTASLRPGQSLIAYLPSRAARSARAEANDSPRESARNTRGGSKVAAASKNARASSAPAPRGGKSEPKARGGTPAKKRK, translated from the coding sequence ATGAAGCTGCTATCCACCCTGCTGCTGACAAGCGCACTGATATTGACCGGCTGCGCCACCACCAGCAGCGTCGACCCCATGTATCCGAACGGCCCGCTCAAACCCCTGGGCCAGGGCAAAGTCGGCAGCTCCGAAGTCGCAGAACTGGAAGCCACGGGCGACCTCTGGGTGCGTATCCGCAAGGGCTTTGCCATGCCCAACCTTGAGCAGGATCTGGTCCAGAACCAGGAGCAGTGGTATGCCACGCGCCCCGACTACATCCAGCGCATGACGGAGCGGTCGAGCAAATACCTGTTCCACATCGTCGAGGAGCTGGAGCGCCGCAATATGCCGACAGAGCTGGCGCTGCTGCCCTTCATCGAGAGCGCCTTCAACCCTCAGGCCGTATCCAGCGCCAAGGCCGCCGGCATGTGGCAGTTCATGCCGGCCACGGGCACCTATTTCGACCTCAAGCAGAATGTCTTCCGCGACGATCGCCGCGATGTGCTGGCCTCGACCCGTGCCGCGCTCGACTATCTGCAAAAGCTCTACAACATGTTCGGCGACTGGCATCTGGCCCTGGCCGCCTATAACTGGGGCGAAGGCAGCGTGGGCCGCGCCATCAAGCGCAATGAAAAGCTGGGCCAGCCCGCCGGCTACCTCGACCTGCAGATGCCGGCCGAAACCCGCAACTACGTGCCCAAGCTTCAAGCCGTCAAGAACATCGTGGCCGAACCCGAGAAGTTCAACACCGAGCTTCCCATCATCGAGAACCACCCCTATTTCCAGGCCGTGGATCTGCCGCACGACATCGACGTGGAGCTGGTGGCCAAGCTGGCCGATGTCAGCGTCAAGGACTTCAAGGCACTCAACCCCAGCTTTCACAAACCGGTGATCTTTGCGCGCGCCACGCCACAGGTGCTGCTGCCCTGGGACAACGCCAAGGTTTTCCGCCGCAATCTGCAGGCCTATAGCGAAGGCCAGTTTGCCAGCTGGACGGTATGGACCGTGCCCACCACCATCACCGTGGCCGAAGCCGCCCAGCGCGCAGGCCTGGGCGAAGCCGACCTGCGCGCCATCAACAACATCCCGCCGCGCATGCTGATCAAGGCCGGCTCGACCCTGATGGTGCCGCGCGATGCCAATGTCAAGACCGATGTGCCCGGCCATGTGGCAGACAACGGTCAGATCTCCTTCGCCCCTGAAGTCGTGACCGTGCGTACCACGGTCAAGGCGCGCAAGCGCGATACCCTGGTCAGCGTGGCCAGCCGCTATGGCATCAGCGTCTCCAACCTCGCGGACTGGAACGACCTCAAGTCCACGGCATCCTTGCGCCCCGGCCAGTCGCTGATTGCCTACCTGCCCAGCCGCGCCGCCCGCAGCGCACGCGCCGAAGCCAACGACAGCCCACGCGAGTCAGCCCGCAACACCCGTGGCGGCAGCAAGGTGGCAGCCGCCAGCAAGAACGCCAGAGCCAGCAGCGCGCCCGCTCCCCGTGGCGGCAAGAGCGAACCCAAGGCTCGTGGCGGTACACCGGCCAAGAAGCGCAAATAA
- the gloB gene encoding hydroxyacylglutathione hydrolase → MNLLPIPAFSDNYIWMLHDAEHAVVVDPGQAEPVLSTLAQRGLKLQGILVTHHHADHVGGIDAIRAATGAPVWGPAYESLPEPVTRVQGGDSVELLGGPWRVIDVPGHTSGHIAFFSTQAQDQPLLFCGDTLFSGGCGRLFEGTAAQMQASLDALAALPANTLVCCAHEYTISNLRFAQAVEPNNPELAQYLEHCQQLRKSGQPTLPSTLQTELAINPFMRSRAADVIAAAVHHDPQTRPEDPASVLGTLRQWKNVF, encoded by the coding sequence ATGAACCTGTTGCCCATTCCCGCTTTTTCCGACAACTACATCTGGATGCTCCACGATGCAGAACATGCCGTGGTCGTCGATCCGGGTCAGGCCGAGCCTGTGCTGAGCACATTGGCACAGCGGGGTCTGAAACTGCAGGGCATTTTAGTCACCCACCATCATGCCGACCATGTGGGCGGCATTGACGCCATTCGCGCGGCCACCGGTGCCCCCGTCTGGGGCCCTGCCTACGAGTCCCTGCCCGAGCCCGTCACGCGAGTGCAGGGTGGCGACAGCGTGGAGCTGCTCGGAGGCCCCTGGCGGGTCATTGATGTGCCGGGACACACCAGCGGTCATATCGCCTTCTTCAGCACCCAGGCGCAAGACCAGCCTCTGCTGTTCTGCGGCGACACACTGTTCTCGGGCGGCTGCGGCCGCCTTTTCGAAGGCACGGCAGCGCAGATGCAGGCTTCGCTGGACGCACTTGCCGCCCTGCCCGCCAACACGCTGGTGTGCTGCGCACATGAATACACAATTTCCAACCTGCGATTTGCGCAGGCCGTGGAACCAAACAACCCGGAACTGGCTCAGTATCTGGAACATTGCCAGCAACTGCGCAAAAGCGGGCAGCCCACGCTGCCCTCCACATTGCAGACCGAGCTGGCCATCAACCCGTTCATGCGAAGCCGCGCTGCCGACGTGATCGCAGCCGCCGTGCACCATGATCCCCAAACCAGGCCCGAGGACCCCGCCAGCGTGCTGGGCACCCTGCGCCAATGGAAAAACGTTTTCTGA
- a CDS encoding class I SAM-dependent methyltransferase → MHHWTDSALGHYLLEWEQQRFDEAVADIFGYHALQLGLPQLQGLRGNRMPHRWLALEGLDPVPDAKAGTVAQAKATAVSPPLPPADEAQNFAPLMPALRTAPEALPFAEASLDLLLMPHTLEACNDPHAALREAARVLVPEGRLVISGLNPSSLLGLQRRVERSAGYLPDLSLGVGYWRLRDWLRLLSFEIEAVQFGCYRPATQSEKWLSRWQFMEGLGHRCWPVMGGVYCVVAVKRVQGMRLMSPSWRKSSVPAGMKAPVTQRQPPDMSWRNKEEN, encoded by the coding sequence ATGCATCACTGGACGGATTCAGCCCTCGGGCACTATCTCCTGGAATGGGAGCAGCAGCGCTTTGACGAGGCGGTGGCCGATATCTTTGGCTACCATGCCTTGCAGCTGGGCTTGCCACAGCTGCAAGGCCTGCGCGGCAACCGCATGCCTCATCGCTGGCTGGCGCTGGAGGGCCTCGATCCTGTTCCGGATGCAAAAGCAGGCACTGTAGCGCAAGCGAAGGCGACCGCAGTGTCGCCGCCGCTGCCGCCCGCTGATGAAGCACAGAATTTTGCCCCGTTGATGCCGGCGCTCAGAACCGCCCCGGAAGCCCTGCCTTTTGCCGAGGCCAGCCTCGACCTGCTGCTGATGCCGCATACGCTGGAGGCTTGCAACGATCCGCATGCCGCGCTGCGCGAGGCTGCGCGCGTGCTGGTGCCGGAAGGCAGACTGGTGATCAGCGGGCTGAACCCCTCCAGTCTGCTGGGCTTGCAGCGCCGGGTGGAGCGCAGTGCGGGTTATTTGCCGGACCTGAGCCTGGGTGTGGGCTACTGGCGTTTGCGCGATTGGCTGCGATTGCTGAGCTTCGAGATCGAAGCAGTGCAATTTGGCTGTTATCGTCCTGCCACTCAAAGTGAAAAGTGGCTGAGCCGCTGGCAGTTCATGGAAGGCCTAGGCCACCGCTGCTGGCCGGTGATGGGGGGCGTCTATTGCGTGGTGGCCGTCAAGCGTGTGCAGGGCATGCGGTTGATGAGCCCGAGCTGGCGCAAGAGCAGCGTGCCGGCCGGAATGAAGGCGCCCGTGACCCAGAGGCAGCCGCCGGACATGTCCTGGCGTAACAAGGAAGAAAATTGA